TCTCACCCTGAAAACGCCCCGTCCTGTGGGAATGGCCCAGAAAAAAAACGTTCGGGTTTAGGGCAACAGCCGTGACAGCGCGTGGAGGGCCGCGGCGCAGCCGCCGCAAAGCAGCGTGCCCCAACAGACATCCACGACGGCGACGGACAGGGGCCACCCGCGCAGCACGGCCATATTGGTGGCGTCGTAGACGCCGTAGACGAGAAGGCCGAAGAGCGAACCGAACAGCAGCGCGGCGGGCAAACTTTGACCTGCCCGGGGAAGGACGAACACCACCAGCCCCGCCGAAAGCAGTGCCCAAGTCGCAAGAGCCGCCGGAATATTGGTCCTCACCGCACCGTCCACCACGTTCAGCAGCGGACCGATCCGCGCACGGAAAAAGGGGCCCAAGATGAGGGAGATCACCACGGCGTCCACCGCTGTGAGCAACACCCACCCGGCCAGCCACAGCGCTCCGGAACGCATCACAGGGGCACCTGAATTTCGTTGCGGCGCATGTAGAAGGGCGTCCAGGGCGGATCGTACTGCGCCACAAGGGCCGTCCCGGCCGCTTTCAC
This portion of the Candidatus Hydrogenedentota bacterium genome encodes:
- a CDS encoding DUF2177 family protein — protein: MRSGALWLAGWVLLTAVDAVVISLILGPFFRARIGPLLNVVDGAVRTNIPAALATWALLSAGLVVFVLPRAGQSLPAALLFGSLFGLLVYGVYDATNMAVLRGWPLSVAVVDVCWGTLLCGGCAAALHALSRLLP